In a single window of the Frondihabitans peucedani genome:
- a CDS encoding class I adenylate-forming enzyme family protein — protein sequence MTTTAGGTATSTGSERNSDYDPSVLKGVFEKNYTYANGFERNTHRYAGRTALTDSVTGASWTYAELGEVTGRLVAGLREHGVGTGDVVCYQLMNRPEFAFLYLATQGLRAVGSPMNFRLAPGESAFILDDSRPAVFFFEASDAAQVAAALELAEHRPEVLVAVGDDDDLAGLDRILRFDDLLVEGAPSFTAPDDATTWDETTRLYTSGTTGRPKAVPLTSLNEVLTAHDVIINMSLTPKDRTMNMSPWFHRGGTYCAGPNTVFYVGAEAVTLPQFDPGLVMDLVEERGLTYVIGAPTNLERLADEQEAKPRDLSTLKGIVTMGAPFERTAALRYQKVLTPNISNGYGTTEAFWNTFLPGDELTTFAGAAGRASIDDDVVVVKVSSEGPGDPAKPVAKDGKEIGEVAVRSVKSGYTYRGNPEEDAKKFRDGWFFAGDLATWNDEEVITVVGRKDDMIISGGENVHPVQVEETLAQHPAVADSIVCGMADTEWGQVVVAYIVRRPGVADDEQQAADALEAHCRASVDLAGFKRPRYYSFVAELPYTATGKKQHFVMQDRSPRDFADGRFVKPRR from the coding sequence GTGACAACCACCGCGGGCGGCACCGCCACCTCGACCGGCTCCGAGCGCAACAGCGACTACGACCCGAGCGTCCTGAAGGGCGTCTTCGAGAAGAACTACACCTACGCCAACGGCTTCGAGCGGAACACGCACCGGTACGCGGGCCGGACGGCCCTCACCGACTCCGTGACCGGCGCCAGCTGGACCTACGCCGAGCTCGGCGAGGTCACCGGCCGACTCGTCGCGGGCCTCCGCGAGCACGGCGTCGGCACCGGCGACGTCGTCTGCTACCAGCTGATGAACCGGCCCGAGTTCGCGTTCCTCTACCTGGCGACCCAGGGCCTCCGCGCCGTCGGGTCCCCGATGAACTTCCGGCTCGCACCCGGCGAGTCCGCCTTCATCCTCGACGACTCCCGCCCCGCCGTGTTCTTCTTCGAGGCGAGCGATGCGGCGCAGGTCGCGGCCGCCCTGGAGCTCGCCGAGCACCGGCCCGAGGTGCTCGTCGCGGTCGGTGACGACGACGACCTGGCCGGCCTCGACAGGATCCTGCGCTTCGACGATCTGCTCGTCGAGGGGGCGCCCTCGTTCACGGCGCCCGACGACGCGACCACCTGGGACGAGACGACGCGGCTCTACACCTCGGGCACCACGGGGCGGCCGAAGGCGGTGCCGCTGACGAGCCTGAACGAGGTGCTCACGGCGCACGACGTGATCATCAACATGTCGCTCACCCCGAAAGACAGGACGATGAACATGTCGCCCTGGTTCCACCGCGGGGGCACCTACTGCGCCGGCCCGAACACCGTCTTCTACGTCGGCGCCGAGGCCGTCACACTGCCGCAGTTCGACCCCGGCCTCGTCATGGACCTCGTCGAGGAGCGCGGCCTCACCTACGTGATCGGCGCGCCGACGAACCTGGAGCGCCTCGCCGACGAGCAGGAGGCGAAGCCGCGCGACCTCTCGACCCTCAAGGGCATCGTCACGATGGGCGCGCCGTTCGAGCGCACCGCGGCCCTCCGCTATCAGAAGGTCCTGACACCGAACATCTCGAACGGCTACGGCACCACCGAGGCCTTCTGGAACACGTTCCTCCCCGGCGACGAGCTGACGACGTTCGCCGGCGCCGCCGGACGCGCGTCGATCGACGACGACGTCGTGGTGGTCAAGGTCTCGAGCGAGGGCCCGGGCGACCCCGCGAAGCCCGTCGCGAAGGACGGCAAGGAGATCGGCGAGGTCGCCGTCCGCTCCGTGAAATCGGGCTACACCTACCGGGGCAACCCCGAGGAGGACGCCAAGAAGTTCCGCGACGGCTGGTTCTTCGCGGGCGATCTCGCGACCTGGAACGATGAGGAGGTGATCACCGTCGTCGGCCGCAAAGACGACATGATCATCTCGGGCGGCGAGAACGTCCACCCGGTCCAGGTCGAGGAGACCCTCGCCCAGCACCCGGCCGTCGCCGACTCGATCGTCTGCGGCATGGCCGACACCGAGTGGGGTCAGGTCGTCGTGGCCTACATCGTCCGTCGGCCGGGCGTCGCCGACGACGAGCAGCAGGCCGCCGACGCCCTCGAGGCGCACTGCCGGGCGTCGGTCGACCTCGCCGGCTTCAAGCGGCCGCGCTACTACTCCTTCGTCGCCGAGCTCCCCTACACCGCCACCGGCAAGAAGCAGCACTTCGTGATGCAGGACCGCTCGCCCCGCGACTTCGCGGACGGCCGATTCGTCAAGCCGCGGCGCTGA
- a CDS encoding MurR/RpiR family transcriptional regulator: protein MPSVMQDPPAPTPLGEGVPARLGDLDTTPVRERLRATRPALTPAERRVADAILLDPRAVVHLTVTELADLAGTSPASVVRLAGRIGLRGYLDLKIRLASESRPRGDGSDGPAPAGVESRADHELGGLSGALLLQDTARAIGEAAASLDGPAFDALVETVARARRIVVTGVGLSAPHALGVTAALVAAGVDAQCAPDVRLQCLLAGRSTAEDVVLAVSHSGESLETLAVVRAGQASGASIAAVTGFARSTLARQADVALVVGASGSAHRDAASASAVVQVAVLDALVAAVERRRARPLA, encoded by the coding sequence GTGCCCTCTGTGATGCAGGATCCGCCCGCCCCGACACCCCTCGGCGAGGGCGTCCCGGCGCGGCTCGGCGACCTCGACACCACCCCGGTCCGGGAGCGGCTCCGAGCCACGCGACCGGCCCTCACGCCGGCGGAGCGACGGGTCGCCGACGCGATCCTGCTCGACCCGCGTGCCGTCGTGCACCTCACCGTGACGGAGCTCGCAGATCTCGCCGGGACGTCGCCTGCCAGCGTCGTGCGTCTCGCCGGCCGCATCGGCCTCCGCGGCTACCTCGACCTCAAGATCCGCCTCGCCTCCGAGTCGCGGCCCCGCGGCGACGGCTCGGACGGCCCTGCGCCAGCCGGCGTCGAGAGCCGGGCCGACCACGAGCTCGGGGGACTCTCCGGGGCGCTCCTGCTGCAGGACACCGCCCGGGCGATCGGGGAGGCGGCCGCGAGCCTCGACGGTCCGGCGTTCGACGCGCTGGTCGAGACGGTGGCGAGGGCGCGCAGGATCGTCGTCACCGGCGTCGGACTGTCGGCACCGCACGCCCTCGGGGTGACGGCCGCCCTGGTCGCTGCGGGTGTCGACGCGCAGTGCGCTCCGGACGTCCGCCTCCAGTGCCTCCTCGCCGGACGCTCGACGGCGGAGGACGTCGTCCTGGCGGTCAGCCACTCGGGGGAGTCGCTCGAGACCCTGGCTGTCGTCCGAGCCGGTCAGGCCTCCGGCGCTTCGATCGCGGCCGTCACCGGCTTCGCGCGCTCGACGCTCGCGCGGCAGGCCGACGTCGCCCTCGTGGTCGGGGCGTCCGGATCGGCGCATCGCGACGCCGCATCGGCGTCCGCCGTGGTGCAGGTCGCGGTCCTCGACGCGCTCGTGGCCGCTGTCGAGCGACGGCGGGCCCGGCCGCTAGCGTGA
- a CDS encoding ABC transporter ATP-binding protein, with protein MIHAENLTKRYGERTALDSVSFDVKPGLVTGFLGPNGAGKSTTMRLIVGLDRATSGSVTVNGRRYAEHAAPLREVGVLLDAKAVHRGRSAFDHLLAMGATHGIGRKRVDEVIALTGLESVAKKRVGGFSLGMGQRLGIAAALLGDPATLILDEPVNGLDPEGVVWVRNLARHLAREGRTVFLSSHLMSEMAQTADHIIVLGRGRVIADESVETIMARAKGDAVRVRTPHAAQLTPLLAEQSASVTGTAADLLEVHGIPAARIGEIAAASGVILHELTPLDGSLEDAYMALTQDEVEYRDTAAAAPTPEVVR; from the coding sequence ATGATCCACGCAGAGAACCTGACCAAGCGCTACGGCGAGCGCACCGCCCTCGACAGCGTCTCGTTCGACGTCAAGCCGGGCCTCGTCACAGGCTTCCTCGGCCCGAACGGCGCCGGCAAGTCGACCACGATGCGCCTCATCGTGGGCCTCGACCGTGCCACCTCCGGGAGCGTCACCGTCAACGGCCGCCGCTACGCCGAGCACGCGGCTCCCCTCCGCGAGGTCGGCGTCCTGCTCGACGCGAAGGCCGTCCACCGCGGGCGCAGCGCCTTCGACCACCTGCTCGCCATGGGCGCGACCCACGGGATCGGCCGCAAGCGCGTCGACGAGGTCATCGCGCTCACCGGCCTCGAGTCGGTCGCCAAGAAGCGCGTCGGCGGCTTCTCGCTCGGAATGGGACAGCGGCTCGGAATCGCCGCCGCCCTCCTCGGAGACCCGGCCACGCTGATCCTGGACGAACCCGTCAACGGCCTCGACCCCGAGGGCGTCGTCTGGGTGCGGAACCTGGCGCGCCACCTCGCCCGCGAGGGCCGCACGGTGTTCCTGTCGTCGCACCTCATGAGCGAGATGGCGCAGACCGCCGACCACATCATCGTGCTCGGCCGCGGCCGCGTGATCGCCGACGAGTCCGTCGAGACGATCATGGCCCGCGCCAAGGGCGACGCCGTCCGCGTCCGCACCCCGCACGCCGCCCAGCTCACGCCGCTGCTGGCCGAGCAGTCCGCCAGCGTCACCGGCACCGCCGCCGACCTCCTCGAGGTCCACGGCATCCCCGCCGCCCGCATCGGCGAGATCGCCGCCGCGTCCGGCGTGATCCTGCACGAGCTCACCCCTCTCGACGGCTCGCTCGAGGACGCCTACATGGCCCTCACGCAAGACGAGGTCGAGTACCGCGACACGGCGGCCGCCGCCCCGACACCGGAGGTCGTCCGATGA
- a CDS encoding DUF805 domain-containing protein, protein MTGVRDPAPLIGASWAQATRRFWTGAFSFGGRASRSEFWWQRLTDLVVVALATVVVPQLTGPSSAPASDPFTAYHDAPGFLGIGQTIVGLDFGGGPGGSLRWFSGGPPEQWVLFVWCVATVVPNVALGFRRLRDRGGPPWAALLGGLPLIDLALLIAALGRSVPDAEVSPLDGRGDPGVARHRSRAGSVRHGAGSGS, encoded by the coding sequence ATGACCGGTGTCCGTGATCCTGCGCCGCTGATCGGCGCGAGCTGGGCCCAGGCGACCCGGCGCTTCTGGACCGGGGCGTTCTCGTTCGGCGGTCGGGCGAGCCGCAGCGAGTTCTGGTGGCAGCGCCTCACCGACCTCGTCGTGGTCGCGCTGGCGACCGTCGTCGTCCCTCAGCTGACCGGCCCGAGCAGTGCTCCCGCGAGCGACCCGTTCACGGCGTATCACGACGCGCCCGGGTTCCTCGGGATCGGCCAGACCATCGTCGGACTCGACTTCGGGGGCGGCCCCGGCGGGTCGCTGAGGTGGTTCTCCGGCGGCCCGCCCGAGCAGTGGGTGCTCTTCGTGTGGTGCGTGGCGACCGTCGTCCCGAACGTCGCACTCGGCTTCCGACGGCTCCGCGACCGCGGCGGCCCGCCGTGGGCGGCTCTCCTCGGCGGGCTGCCGCTGATCGATCTGGCGCTGCTGATCGCTGCCCTCGGCCGGAGCGTGCCCGACGCGGAGGTGTCGCCGCTCGACGGCCGAGGCGACCCGGGTGTGGCGCGACACCGCTCGCGGGCCGGCTCCGTCAGACACGGCGCCGGCTCCGGCTCCTAG
- a CDS encoding helix-turn-helix transcriptional regulator, which produces MTSREHGDLGSLLKMWRATVSPIDVGLPSGSSRKTPGLRREDLAQLAGLSVDYVIRLEQGRARNPSDQVAASIARALQLGDAERDHLFRVAGLLPPSPEVVPTHIPPGVQRLLTRLSESPIAVFSASWDLLAWSPLWAILLGDPSGRTPLERNVVAGTFGIGHPAYGEGTRVRHDDGGDHFKRSLVSDLRLVQGRYPQDPRLRSLVDDLLAQSPEFADLWAVGCVGEHQSERKTVLNSVVGDIEIDCDVFTVAGADLRIVAYTVPAGSPEAEKLEFLRASAGVAAGAGSLSA; this is translated from the coding sequence ATGACGTCACGCGAGCACGGCGACCTCGGTTCGCTCCTGAAGATGTGGCGCGCGACGGTGTCGCCGATCGACGTCGGTCTGCCGTCCGGCTCGTCGCGCAAGACGCCCGGCCTCCGCCGCGAGGACCTCGCCCAGCTGGCCGGACTGTCGGTCGACTACGTGATCCGCCTCGAGCAGGGCCGCGCCCGGAATCCCTCCGACCAGGTCGCCGCGTCGATCGCCCGCGCCCTGCAGCTCGGCGACGCCGAGCGCGACCACCTGTTCCGCGTCGCGGGGCTCCTGCCGCCGTCGCCCGAGGTCGTCCCGACCCACATCCCGCCGGGCGTGCAGCGGCTCCTCACGCGCCTCTCCGAGTCTCCGATCGCCGTGTTCAGCGCGTCCTGGGACCTCCTCGCCTGGAGCCCGCTCTGGGCGATCCTGCTCGGAGACCCCAGCGGCCGCACGCCCCTCGAGCGGAACGTCGTCGCCGGCACCTTCGGCATCGGCCACCCCGCCTACGGCGAGGGCACCCGGGTGCGGCACGACGACGGCGGCGACCACTTCAAGCGGTCGCTCGTCAGCGATCTGCGGCTGGTCCAGGGCCGGTACCCGCAGGATCCGCGCCTCCGCTCCCTCGTCGACGACCTCCTGGCGCAGAGCCCCGAGTTCGCCGACCTCTGGGCCGTCGGCTGCGTCGGCGAGCACCAGTCCGAGCGGAAGACCGTCCTCAACAGCGTCGTCGGCGACATCGAGATCGACTGCGACGTGTTCACCGTCGCCGGTGCCGACCTCAGGATCGTCGCCTACACCGTGCCCGCGGGGTCGCCCGAGGCCGAGAAGCTGGAGTTCCTGCGCGCTTCTGCCGGCGTGGCCGCCGGCGCCGGGTCGCTGTCTGCGTAG
- a CDS encoding S53 family peptidase: MRGSSSRSRPIIVAAVAAASLAGLTGLAAPANAAPTNHVLPNSSPRWLGHAKKVAETPSASKVSFGVLLNLRNSAAAQAQVQAVSDPSSASYGKFLTNKQFNATYAPAASDVKAVQGWLRTQGFTVGETLPSGMYVKASGTTAQVEKTFNTQLAKFSYQGKTVQTNTTNLSLPSGTSAQIVGSVSGVVGLDQATALKKPADTEPGPGPGSRTGVQPCSAYYGQKTATDKPAVNGKKQPYAVCGYGPQQLQGAYGVSSQLKKGIDGKGVTVVITDAYASPTILQDAQKYNKVHGQPLFKKNQFSQITPSSSGYSNADLCDASGWYGEETLDVEAVHAMAPGAKIKYVGGVDCVTGLDEAWAASIDNHYGDIITNSWSDGVDDLADLGQSYIDFYQQYSTEAALTGITINFSTGDNGDATKGGTDLAAKTLGFPADLPLVTGVGGTSVQIGKSNNWLGEYGWQNAYSQLSGNTWSPLPGVYSSGGTGGTSQLFAQPWYQRGIVPDSISKAYGTTDPMRTLPDISMAGDPNTGMVVGQTQEFPDGTYWDQYRIGGTSLSSPLMAGVLAVAEQAAHKKFGFANPLYYKLNQTKALHDIVAPTAANQPYQVRTDFVNSLDSSEGLKFQLQTIDTQSSTIHSKRGYDDETGVGTPNGAAFFTALVKGK, translated from the coding sequence GTGCGTGGTTCCTCGTCCCGCTCTCGTCCCATAATCGTCGCCGCGGTCGCGGCAGCGTCGCTCGCCGGTCTCACCGGCCTCGCCGCTCCGGCCAACGCGGCCCCGACCAACCACGTGTTACCCAACAGCTCGCCGCGATGGCTCGGCCACGCGAAGAAGGTCGCCGAGACCCCGAGCGCCTCGAAGGTCAGCTTCGGCGTCCTGCTCAACCTCCGGAACTCCGCCGCGGCGCAGGCCCAGGTGCAGGCCGTGTCCGACCCGTCCAGCGCCTCGTACGGCAAGTTCCTGACGAACAAGCAGTTCAACGCCACCTACGCGCCCGCCGCCTCCGACGTCAAGGCCGTCCAGGGCTGGCTCCGCACGCAGGGCTTCACCGTCGGCGAGACCCTCCCGAGCGGCATGTACGTCAAGGCGTCCGGCACGACGGCGCAGGTCGAGAAGACGTTCAACACCCAGCTGGCGAAGTTCTCGTACCAGGGCAAGACGGTGCAGACGAACACGACCAACCTCTCGCTCCCGAGCGGCACGTCGGCTCAGATCGTCGGCTCGGTCAGCGGCGTCGTCGGCCTCGACCAGGCCACCGCGCTCAAGAAGCCCGCCGACACGGAGCCCGGCCCCGGCCCCGGCTCGCGCACCGGCGTCCAGCCCTGCTCGGCCTACTACGGCCAGAAGACCGCCACCGACAAGCCCGCGGTCAACGGCAAGAAGCAGCCCTACGCGGTCTGCGGCTACGGTCCCCAGCAGCTGCAGGGCGCCTACGGCGTCTCGTCGCAGCTCAAGAAGGGCATCGACGGCAAGGGCGTGACGGTCGTCATCACCGACGCGTACGCGTCGCCGACGATCCTGCAGGACGCCCAGAAGTACAACAAGGTCCACGGTCAGCCGCTGTTCAAGAAGAACCAGTTCTCGCAGATCACCCCGTCCTCGAGCGGCTACTCCAACGCCGACCTCTGTGACGCGTCGGGCTGGTACGGCGAGGAGACCCTCGACGTCGAAGCCGTGCACGCCATGGCTCCGGGCGCGAAGATCAAGTACGTGGGCGGCGTCGACTGCGTCACCGGTCTCGACGAGGCCTGGGCTGCATCGATCGACAACCACTATGGCGACATCATCACCAACTCGTGGTCGGACGGAGTCGACGACCTCGCCGACCTCGGCCAGTCGTACATCGACTTCTACCAGCAGTACTCGACCGAGGCTGCGCTGACCGGCATCACCATCAACTTCTCCACCGGTGACAACGGCGACGCGACCAAGGGCGGCACCGACCTCGCAGCCAAGACGCTCGGCTTCCCCGCCGACCTCCCCCTGGTGACCGGCGTCGGCGGCACCAGCGTCCAGATCGGCAAGTCGAACAACTGGCTCGGCGAGTACGGATGGCAGAACGCCTACTCGCAGCTCTCGGGCAACACGTGGTCGCCGCTCCCCGGCGTCTACAGCTCGGGCGGCACCGGCGGCACCAGCCAGCTGTTCGCTCAGCCCTGGTACCAGCGCGGCATCGTCCCGGACTCGATCTCGAAGGCCTACGGCACGACGGACCCGATGCGCACCCTGCCTGACATCTCCATGGCGGGCGACCCGAACACCGGCATGGTGGTCGGACAGACGCAGGAGTTCCCCGACGGCACCTACTGGGACCAGTACCGCATCGGCGGCACCAGCCTCTCGTCGCCCCTGATGGCCGGTGTCCTCGCCGTCGCCGAGCAGGCAGCGCACAAGAAGTTCGGCTTCGCCAACCCGCTGTACTACAAGCTCAACCAGACCAAGGCCCTGCACGACATCGTCGCTCCGACGGCAGCCAACCAGCCCTACCAGGTCCGGACCGACTTCGTGAACTCGCTCGACTCGAGCGAGGGCCTGAAGTTCCAGCTGCAGACGATCGACACGCAGTCGTCGACCATCCACTCCAAGAGGGGCTACGACGACGAGACCGGCGTCGGCACCCCGAACGGAGCAGCGTTCTTCACCGCTCTGGTGAAGGGCAAGTAG
- a CDS encoding alpha/beta hydrolase, with translation MRATVSNPTDATEIAYEVSGAGDPVLLVHGSGLSKGSWRGLGYLRDLERDFTVIALDLRGHGRSGKPHDAAAYRPERFIEDVDAVLDAVGAGPVHLVGYSIGARIGLRMAAATPERFRTLTTIGGSFEAMTDRIGLTFFPTWREALDSGGMDAFVTAWGEHRGRDIDPATALAFRQNDPVALRAYFDGIEAAVPLGIDGAAAITVPTLLLAGTDDPDRLRQSQEAARRMATASFFELIGQDHGSSLLPVDEITDLLRTFVELNAGG, from the coding sequence ATGCGCGCCACCGTCTCTAACCCGACCGACGCCACCGAGATCGCCTACGAGGTGAGCGGTGCGGGCGACCCCGTCCTTCTCGTGCACGGGTCGGGCCTGTCGAAGGGCAGCTGGCGGGGGCTCGGGTACCTCCGCGACCTCGAGCGCGACTTCACCGTGATCGCTCTCGACCTCCGCGGGCACGGCCGGAGCGGCAAGCCGCACGACGCGGCTGCCTACCGGCCCGAGCGCTTCATCGAGGACGTCGACGCGGTCCTCGACGCGGTCGGCGCCGGGCCCGTGCACCTCGTCGGGTACTCGATCGGCGCGCGCATCGGTCTCCGGATGGCTGCGGCGACTCCCGAGCGGTTCCGCACGCTCACCACCATCGGCGGCTCGTTCGAGGCGATGACCGACAGGATCGGCCTCACCTTCTTCCCCACCTGGCGCGAGGCCCTCGACTCCGGCGGCATGGACGCCTTCGTCACCGCCTGGGGCGAGCACCGCGGGCGCGACATCGACCCCGCGACGGCCCTCGCGTTCCGGCAGAACGACCCCGTCGCCCTCCGCGCCTACTTCGACGGCATCGAGGCGGCGGTCCCGCTCGGGATCGACGGCGCCGCGGCCATCACCGTGCCGACGCTCCTCCTCGCCGGCACCGACGACCCCGACCGGCTCCGCCAGTCGCAGGAGGCGGCGCGGCGCATGGCGACGGCCAGCTTCTTCGAGCTGATCGGGCAGGATCACGGGTCGTCACTCCTCCCCGTCGACGAGATCACCGACCTGCTGCGGACGTTCGTCGAGCTGAACGCCGGCGGCTGA
- a CDS encoding SDR family NAD(P)-dependent oxidoreductase, with product MTTTLITGANKGLGYETARRLLEAGHTVWVAARDESRGRAAADALGARFVQLDVTDDASVQAAAAIVAAEGGLDVLINNAGITGPHRDAADLTGADALEVYSTNVASIVRTMHAFVPLLRRSENPTVVNVTSGLGSFTAVHDTSRVEASVVSPLYNSSKSAVTMLTVQYSRALPEMRINAADPGYTATDLNGNSGHQTVTEGTDAVVELALRGPDGPTGTFIDRSGVAPF from the coding sequence ATGACAACGACACTCATCACCGGGGCCAACAAGGGCCTCGGCTACGAAACCGCCCGCCGCCTCCTCGAGGCCGGGCACACCGTGTGGGTCGCCGCCCGCGACGAGAGCCGCGGCCGCGCCGCAGCCGACGCGCTCGGCGCCCGCTTCGTCCAGCTCGACGTGACCGACGACGCGTCGGTGCAGGCCGCCGCCGCCATTGTCGCCGCCGAGGGCGGCCTCGACGTCCTGATCAACAACGCCGGGATCACCGGCCCCCACCGCGACGCCGCCGACCTGACCGGCGCGGACGCCCTCGAGGTGTACTCGACCAACGTGGCGAGCATCGTCCGCACCATGCACGCCTTCGTCCCGCTCCTCCGGCGGTCCGAGAACCCGACGGTGGTGAACGTGACGAGCGGCCTCGGCTCCTTCACCGCCGTGCACGACACGTCGCGGGTCGAGGCGTCCGTGGTCTCGCCCCTCTACAACTCGTCGAAGTCGGCCGTGACGATGCTGACCGTGCAGTACTCGCGGGCGCTTCCGGAGATGCGGATCAATGCCGCCGACCCCGGCTACACGGCCACCGACCTCAACGGCAACTCCGGCCACCAGACGGTGACCGAGGGCACCGACGCCGTCGTCGAGCTGGCCCTCCGCGGCCCGGACGGCCCCACCGGCACCTTCATCGACCGCTCGGGCGTCGCTCCGTTCTAG
- a CDS encoding M18 family aminopeptidase, which translates to MTPALSPHLSSFASFVQASPSSYHAAAEAARRLDDAGFQRLDETEAWPSGPGRRYVVRDGAVIAWVQPRGETATAPFRIVGAHTDSPSFKLKPNPDTGGYGWRQAGVEVYGGPLFNSWLDRDLEFAGRLVTRDGSVHLVRTGPVLRFPQLAVHLDRGVNSEGLKLDPQRHLHPITGLSGRTGRGDILESLARIAGVSAGDVRGHDVIVADTQEPGLLGFDGELFASGRMDNLTSVHAGLTALIDTADQLESGASTAVFAAFDHEEVGSATVSGASGPFLADILSRISAGRGADETERMRAFAASWCLSSDAGHAVHPNYPERHDPANHPVPNGGPLLKINAQQRYATDGAGSAEWSRCCDQAGVSFQPFVSNNAVPCGSTIGPLTATRLGIRTIDVGVALLSMHSARELCGADDPGHLARAAGAFLLPA; encoded by the coding sequence ATGACTCCCGCGCTCAGCCCCCACCTGTCCTCGTTCGCCTCGTTCGTCCAGGCGTCGCCGTCGTCGTATCACGCCGCTGCCGAAGCGGCCCGGCGCCTCGACGACGCCGGATTCCAGAGGCTCGACGAGACCGAGGCGTGGCCGAGCGGGCCCGGGCGCCGCTACGTCGTCCGCGACGGAGCGGTCATCGCCTGGGTCCAGCCCCGCGGCGAGACGGCGACGGCCCCGTTCCGGATCGTCGGCGCCCACACCGACTCCCCCTCGTTCAAGCTGAAGCCGAACCCCGACACCGGCGGCTACGGGTGGCGCCAGGCCGGCGTCGAGGTCTACGGCGGCCCGCTGTTCAATTCGTGGCTCGACCGCGACCTGGAGTTCGCCGGGCGCCTCGTCACGCGCGACGGCTCGGTGCACCTGGTGCGCACCGGCCCGGTCCTGCGCTTCCCGCAGCTCGCCGTCCACCTCGACCGCGGAGTCAACTCCGAGGGGCTGAAGCTCGACCCGCAGCGGCACCTGCACCCGATCACCGGGCTGTCCGGACGCACCGGGCGCGGCGACATCCTGGAGTCCCTCGCCCGGATCGCGGGAGTCTCGGCGGGCGACGTCCGGGGGCACGACGTCATCGTGGCCGACACGCAGGAGCCCGGCCTGCTGGGCTTCGACGGCGAGCTGTTCGCCTCGGGCCGCATGGACAACCTGACCAGCGTGCACGCGGGGCTGACCGCGCTGATCGACACCGCCGACCAGCTCGAGTCCGGTGCGTCGACCGCCGTGTTCGCCGCCTTCGACCACGAGGAGGTCGGCTCGGCCACCGTCTCCGGTGCGAGCGGCCCGTTCCTCGCCGACATCCTGAGCAGGATCAGCGCCGGCCGCGGAGCCGACGAGACCGAGCGCATGCGCGCGTTCGCCGCCTCCTGGTGCCTGTCGTCCGATGCCGGGCACGCGGTGCACCCGAACTACCCGGAGCGCCACGACCCGGCCAACCACCCGGTGCCGAACGGCGGCCCGCTGCTCAAGATCAACGCCCAGCAGCGGTACGCGACCGACGGCGCAGGATCGGCGGAGTGGTCGCGATGCTGCGACCAGGCGGGCGTGTCGTTCCAGCCCTTCGTGTCGAACAACGCGGTGCCGTGCGGCTCCACCATCGGCCCGCTCACGGCCACCCGCCTCGGCATCCGGACCATCGACGTCGGCGTCGCCCTCCTGTCGATGCACTCCGCGCGAGAGCTGTGCGGAGCGGACGACCCGGGCCATCTCGCTCGCGCGGCCGGAGCGTTCCTGCTCCCGGCCTGA
- a CDS encoding ABC transporter permease subunit, with protein sequence MTTATAPARPSSHGHANLSRLSFGGILRSEWVKLRSLRSTFWCYLLILLLNVGFAALISAQNLSQGAGGQGPARAASGEQGMAAAVTAVTLGINFTGLIAAVLGALMITGEYGTGMIKSTFTADPKRLGALFGKAIVFGVVTFVVGLVSLILAAVVSAPLLSNSSDITLDWGNGTFWLSLVGGAGFLALAGLIAYGFGAIIRSSAGGIAAAIGLLFVAPIVLQVVQGLTQAKWAQNINAFLPSNAGGLMFGYGSGTASVKDGIVTLDQTQGLLVMIAWVVVSLVVATVLVKRRDA encoded by the coding sequence ATGACTACCGCAACCGCTCCCGCCCGCCCGTCGTCGCACGGGCACGCGAACCTGTCCCGCCTCAGCTTCGGCGGCATCCTGCGCTCCGAGTGGGTCAAGCTCCGCTCGCTGCGCTCCACCTTCTGGTGCTACCTGCTGATCCTGCTGCTGAACGTCGGATTCGCGGCACTCATCTCGGCGCAGAACCTCAGCCAGGGTGCCGGCGGCCAAGGACCCGCGCGCGCCGCCTCCGGCGAGCAGGGCATGGCGGCCGCCGTCACCGCGGTCACGCTCGGCATCAACTTCACCGGGCTCATCGCCGCCGTCCTCGGTGCCCTGATGATCACCGGCGAATACGGCACCGGCATGATCAAGTCGACCTTCACCGCCGACCCCAAGCGCCTCGGCGCCCTCTTCGGCAAGGCGATCGTGTTCGGCGTCGTGACGTTCGTGGTGGGCCTGGTGTCGCTGATCCTGGCGGCCGTGGTCTCGGCGCCGCTGCTGTCGAACAGCAGCGACATCACGCTGGACTGGGGCAACGGCACCTTCTGGCTGTCGCTCGTCGGCGGCGCGGGCTTCCTCGCCCTGGCCGGCCTCATCGCCTACGGCTTCGGCGCCATCATCCGCTCGAGCGCCGGCGGGATCGCTGCGGCCATCGGCCTGCTGTTCGTCGCGCCGATCGTCCTGCAGGTGGTCCAGGGGCTGACGCAGGCGAAGTGGGCGCAGAACATCAACGCGTTCCTCCCCTCGAACGCCGGCGGGCTGATGTTCGGCTACGGCTCGGGCACCGCCAGCGTGAAAGACGGCATCGTCACCCTCGACCAGACGCAGGGGCTCCTCGTGATGATCGCCTGGGTCGTCGTGTCGCTCGTCGTCGCGACCGTGCTGGTCAAGCGCCGCGACGCCTGA